From the Hevea brasiliensis isolate MT/VB/25A 57/8 chromosome 15, ASM3005281v1, whole genome shotgun sequence genome, one window contains:
- the LOC131174113 gene encoding serine/threonine-protein kinase STY13-like, with amino-acid sequence MEMKERSRSLGRANKIAFKGLDVKFGRLNMQKEKGDEANNDKGCVKEEWEIDPHKLTIKNFIAQGVLPLFTEGIMMAEMLQGFLSVKVFDWGEDQKTKAQISSLRIAFRQEVSVWHNLTHPNVSQFIGAVLGTSEIKFQNHSGQIGMPVNLCCLVTDYQPGGTLKSYLVKNRKRKLPFEKFMQLSLDLARGLSYLHSKNIVHRDVKTENLLLDKNQALKITDFGVARLEALNPNEMTGYTGSLGYMAPEKE; translated from the exons ATGGAGATGAAGGAAAGGAGCAGAAGTTTAGGTAGGGCAAACAAAATTGCTTTTAAGGGCTTGGATGTCAAATTCGGACGACTCAACATGCAGAAGGAGAAAGGTGACGAGGCAAACAATGATAAAGGTTGCGTCAAAGAAGAATGGGAAATTGATCCTCACAAACTAACTATTAAGAATTTTATAGCTCAGGGAGTTTTGCCTCTGTTCACCGAGGGGATTATGATGGCCGAGATGTTGCAG GGTTTTCTTTCAGTTAAAGTGTTTGACTGGGGTGAAGATCAAAAGACGAAAGCTCAAATTTCTTCACTTAGGATAGCATTTCGGCAAGAGGTTTCTGTTTGGCATAACCTGACTCATCCCAATGTTTCACAG TTCATAGGTGCTGTACTGGGTACATCAGAAATAAAATTCCAAAACCACAGTGGTCAAATTGGCATGCCAGTCAATTTGTGCTGTCTCGTCACTGATTATCAACCTGGGGGTACTCTGAAATCCTACCTTGTAAAGAACCGGAAAAGAAAGCTGCCTTTCGAGAAATTCATGCAACTATCTTTAGATCTTGCAAGAGG GTTGAGCTACCTTCATTCCAAGAATATTGTGCACAGAGATGTGAAGACAGAAAATTTGCTTCTTGACAAGAATCAAGCACTGAAGATAACTGATTTCGGAGTTGCTAGACTTGAAGCTTTGAATCCTAATGAAATGACAGGTTATACTGGCTCACTTGGTTACATGGCACCGGAG AAAGAGTAA